The region GTTTTTCAAGAAAAATCTTTTCAAAAAATTGATTATTCGGAAAAACTTAATTCTAATGTTTTGAATAAAGAAAAAGCCTCAAATTTTTTGAAAAAATTTACTAATGAAGAATGGGAGTATTTAGAAAAACTAAAGAATGATGAATACTATTATTATCTAAATGCTAATAAATATTTTGTTTCATTAAGTGATAAAGTTAAATATATCTATACGGTAGATGAACTATGGTATATCTATATGTTTGATATAAAATTAACTGAAAAACTTTTATCAATTAAATAATAATTGTTATGATGAAAAAATATTTTTTAGCAGTTTTTTTGTTTGTAACCTACGCTAATTTATTTGCGCAAACGTATACAATGAATAATGGCGCGAACGGAACAATTAGTACATGTAGTGGAACTTTTGTAGATGATGGTGGTGGTGGGAATTATGGTAATAACCAAAATAGTACCATAACATTTTGTCCATCTACACCTGGAGATAAAATTAGAGTAACTTTTACATCTTTTGTTACTGAAGGAGGAAGCGGAACTTGTACAGACTATTTAGATGTTTGGTATGCAAATTCTGTTGGTGCTGTAGGAACAAATAATGATCGTTTGTGTGGTACACTTGGTGTAACTACTTTAACTTCTACCAGTCCTGACGGATGTATTTCATTTCAATTTATTTCAAATGGTACAGTAAGAAATGCTGGTTGGTCAGCTACAATATCATGTGTTACACCGTGTACAAATCCCATTGCGAGTTTAACATCGACAACTCCAATAAATATTTGTCCTTCTACTTCTAATAATCCAGGGTCATTGAATGTGGCTTTTGATGCATCAACATCTACTGCACCCGGTGGTTTTTCAATATCTAGATATGAATGGATTTGGGGAGATGGTACTTCTACTAATACTTTAACGCCTACAACAAATCATACGTTTCCAGGTCCAGGTATTTATACTGTAAAATTAGCCGTTAGAAATAATAATTATGATATAGACCCCTTAGGTTGTAAAAGTACGAATTCAATGACTAGGGTTGTAAGAGTATTACCTCCTCCTAATTTTACAGGTACAACAACTGGTCCTGTTAATATTAGTTGTGGAAACTCAGCAACATTAAATGGAATCGTAACTTCTCAAAATATGAGTACCGGTCCTCTATCTGTGTCTGGCTCTGCAATAGCCTTGCCTGATGGTAGTGGTGCAAGTTATACAACGACTTTAGATTTTACGGGTGCTTTTCCGGCAGGTGCAACCATGTCTCCTTCTTGTTATCCTACAGTAAGTTTTAATTTAGAGCATACATATTCCGGAGATTTAGATATTGTTTTAATAGCACCTTCAGGTGAAAGTGTATTAATGTATGATCAACATGGTGGTGGTACTGATTTTGGATTATGTGCTAATCCTGCTGATGATGGTGTACCAGGATGTACGGCAACTTATACTGTTGTAAATTCAGGAGGAGTAGCTTGGACTGCTGCGGGTGTAACAACAACTGCTCCTGCTAATGGAACTTGTAGTTATACTGGAGCTTGTGAAGCAGGTAATAATTACATTCCTCAAACATATAATTCTACTAATCCGTTTACCACTTTGAATGGAGCTACTTTAAATGGTGTTTGGACCTTACAAATAACTGATAATATTGGATTTGATGATGGGACTATTACAGGTTGGTCTTTAACTTTTCCAGGATCTTGTTTTGCAAATGCTGAATCAGTAACTCCAGATATCGCCTCAGTAAATTGGTCACATTCAGGTTCTGGACCTGCGGTTCCTGCTCAAACAACCACTACCACTACAGTTACAGATCCAGGCCCGGATTCTTGTCCAACTCTTGGTACTTGTATTGGTAATCAATTGACTAATAACATAACTGTAGGACCATTTCCAACTTCTGGGTCGTATGTATATACTTTGACTGCTGTTGATGAATTTGGATGTAATTATACAAGAAATGTAACTGTTAATGTTGCCGCTTGTCCAACATGTTCGTTAACTCTTACAAGTGCAGCTGCAACTGAAAGTCAAACGATTTGTAGAGGAACAGCTATAAATAATATTGTTTATACTTTTGGAGGAAGCGCTACTGGAGTTACCGTTTCTGGATTACCAGCTGGAGTTAATTTTAATGTTGTTGGAAATGTATTGACAATTTCAGGAACGCCAACAACTGCAGGAGTTTACAATTATACAGTAACTACAATTGGTTGTACTCCAAATTTATCTCAATATGGTACAATTATAGTTAATACTGTTCCTGTATTAACTTCAATAACAAATAATAATCCGATTTGTTCTTCAGGAAATGCAATTTATACTTTAACAGGAACACCTAATGCTATTGTTACCTATAATATTAATGGAGGAGCACCGCAAACAGTAACATTAAATGCTTCTGGAACTGCAACAGTTACTGTAACAGGGGTTGTTGCTACAACTACTTTTAATGCTACATCTATATCTTTAACACCAGCGCCAATAATTGGAAATGTAACTAATGCAACAGGTGGAAATTTACCTGCAAATGCGGTAGGTGCTTTATCTGCTGTTGGTTCTGCTGCAAATGCAACAAATTGTGCATCAGTTGATGGTACAAATACATCATTGAATTTAACATTGAACCATGTTGTGCCAACTGGAACTGTTGTAACTATAAGTATTGCTAGAGATACAAATGCAGGTGATGTGAGTATTACGGATGGAGTTGCAACAACTAATTTTAATGCTGCACCAAACGATGTTTTACAATATGTTAACTTTACGATGGGTTCGACATCAAATCAAATATCTGTTAATAGAAATGGTGGAATTGTTTGGGTTGATGGGGCTCAGTATACATTAACATTACCTGCTTGTTCGGCAACATTAACTACTTCAAGTGTTGTTAATATTACCCCAGCTTCTGCAATTTCTTTAACAAGTGCAGCAGCAACGACGAATCAAACGGTTTGTCAGAATGTAGCGATTACGAATATTACATATTCCGTAAGTAATGCTACAGGTGCTACAGTAACCGGATTACCAGCAGGAGTAACCGGCAGTTATGCAGCAGGAGTGTTTACTATTAGTGGTACACCAACAGTATCAGGAACATTTAACTATACCGTTACAACTAGTGGTGGTTGTTTACCAAATGCTACGGCAACAGGAACTATCACTGTAACGCCATTATCAGCGATTGCCTTAACAAGTGCAGCAGCAACGACGAATCAAACGGTTTGTCAGAATGTAGCGATTACAAATATTACATATGCAGTAAGTAATGCGACAGGTGCTACAGTAACCGGATTACCAGCAGGAGTAACCGGCAGTTATGCAGCAGGAGTGTTTACTATTAGTGGTACACCAACAGTATCAGGAACATTTAATTATACCGTTACAACTAGTGGTGGCTGTTTACCAAATGCTACGGCTACAGGAACGATCACTGTAACGCCATTATCAGCGATTGCCTTAACAAGTGCAGCAGCAACGACGAATCAAACGGTTTGTCAGAATGTAGCGATTACGAATATTACATATTCCGTAAGTAACGCTACAGGTGCTACGGTAACCGGATTACCAGCAGGAGTAACCGGCAGTTATGCAGCAGGAGTGTTTACTATTAGTGGTACACCAACAGTATCAGGAACATTTAACTATACCGTTACAACTAGTGGTGGTTGTTTACCAAATGCTACGGCAACAGGAACGATCACTGTAACGCCATTATCAGCGATTGCCTTAACAAGTGCAGCAGCAACGACGAATCAAACGGTTTGTCAGAATGTAGCGATTGCGAATATTACGTATTCCGTAAGTAATGCTACAGGTGCTACGGTAACCGGATTACCAGCAGGAGTAACCGGCAGTTATGCAGCAGGAGTGTTTACTATTAGTGGTACACCAACAGTATCAGGAACATTTAATTATACCGTTACAACTAGTGGTGGCTGTTTACCAAATGCTACGGCAACAGGAACGATCACTGTAACGCCATTATCAGCGATTGCCTTAACAAGTGCAGCAGCAACGACGAATCAAACGGTTTGTCAGAATGTAGCGATTACGAATATTACATATTCCGTAAGTAACGCTACAGGTGCTACAGTAACCGGATTACCAGCAGGAGTAACTGGCAGTTATGCTGCAGGAGTATTTACTATTAGTGGTACACCAACAGTATCAGGAACATTTAACTATACCGTTACAACTAGTGGTAGCTGTTTACCAAATGCTACGGCAACAGGAACGATCACTGTAACGCCATTATCAGCGATTGCCTTAACAAGTGCAGCAGCAACGACGAATCAAACGGTTTGTCAGAATGTAGCGATTGCGAATATTACGTATTCCGTAAGTAATGCTACAGGTGCTACGGTAACCGGATTACCAGCAGGAGTAACCGGCAGTTATGCAGCAGGAGTGTTTACTATTAGTGGTACACCAACAGTATCAGGAACATTTAATTATACCGTTACAACTAGTGGTGGTTGTTTACCAAATGCTACGGCAACAGGAACGATCACTGTAACGCCATTATCAGCGATTGCCTTAACAAGTGCAGCAGCAACGACGAATCAAACGGTTTGTCAGAATGTAGCGATTACGAATATTACATATTCCGTAAGTAACGCTACAGGTGCTACAGTAACCGGATTACCAGCAGGAGTAACTGGCAGTTATGCAGCAGGAGTGTTTACTATTAGTGGTACACCAACAGTATCAGGAACATTTAACTATACCGTTACAACTAGTGGTGGCTGTTTACCAAATGCTACGGCAACAGGAACTATCACTGTAACGCCATTATCAGCGATTGCCTTAACAAGTGCAGCAGCAACGACGAATCAAACGGTTTGTCAGAATGTAGCGATTACGAATATTACATATTCCGTAAGTAACGCTACAGGTGCTACAGTAACCGGATTACCAGCAGGAGTAACCGGCAGTTATGCTGCAGGAGTGTTTACTATTAGTGGTACACCAACAGTATCAGGAACATTTAACTATACCGTTACAACTAGTGGTGGCTGTTTACCAAATGCTACGGCTACAGGAACTATAGTTGTTGGGACTCCGTTATTTGCAACAATTAGTTACACTGGACAACCGTATTGTGTGCAAGACACAGGTATTAAAAATGTTGTAATAACTGGTGACTTAGGTGGTGTGTTTTCAGCCCCATCAGGATTACATATTAATGCAACTAACGGGGAGATTAATCTAAGTTTAAGTAATCCAGGTGTGTATACTGTTACTTATACTTTAGCTTCAACTACTGCATGTCCTTCTTATACTGCAACAACAAGTGTAACAGTATATGGATTACCTGTGGTTACTTATACAGGATCAACTACTTATTGTGATGGTAATTCAAGTTTACTGAATTTAACAGGTTCGGTTCCAGGAACAAGTTTCACTTGGAATGTTGTATCATCTAATGTTACAACTGGAGTTGGTTTTGTAGAACCAAGTAGTGGAAATGTTATAAATCAGCATTTAGATTTAATAGATCCATTACAAGTAGGATATGTGACTTATTTAGTGACCCCATTTGCAAATGGATGTTACGGAACTCCTGTATCGATTTCAGTTACTGTAAATCCAATACCAACGATGACTGTTACTGTTCAAAACAATCCAATATGTTCTGGTGAAACAGTTCATATAAATATGAATAGTACAATAGCAGCAACAACATATTCTTGGATAGTTACTTCTCAAATTGGAGTGATAGGAGCATTACCAGGATCAGGTAGTTCAATTAATCAAATTTTAACTACAACAAGTCCAATTGCTTCAGGAAGTGTTACATATTTGATTACTCCAACTGTAAATGGATGTCAAGGGAATCAAGAGTCAGTTACAATTACTGTTAATCCTAGACCAGAGATAATAGGTACTTTAGTTCCACAATATATTTGTAGTGGAGAGACAACAAATATTACGGTTGCGGCTTCATTGACAGGAACACAATTTAGTTGGACTGTAGTATCTTATTCAAATGTTTCGGGTTATAGTAATGGGACTGGAAATACAATTCAACAAACTCTTACTTCGACTAATACTACTCAAGGTTTTGTAATTTATGAAGTTACACCAACTTTAAATGGTTGTTCAGGAATACCAAGACAATATATTGTTTATGTTAACCCATTGCCAGCGCCAGAATTAAGTGATGGACATATATGTGTAAATCAATCAACTGGAGTGACATATCAAGGATACTGGTTAGAAACTGGTATTGCAGCAAGTGGTTATTTATTCGAATGGTATTTTAATGGTAGTTCAATTCCAATTGCAGGAGCA is a window of Flavobacterium indicum GPTSA100-9 = DSM 17447 DNA encoding:
- a CDS encoding T9SS type B sorting domain-containing protein gives rise to the protein MMKKYFLAVFLFVTYANLFAQTYTMNNGANGTISTCSGTFVDDGGGGNYGNNQNSTITFCPSTPGDKIRVTFTSFVTEGGSGTCTDYLDVWYANSVGAVGTNNDRLCGTLGVTTLTSTSPDGCISFQFISNGTVRNAGWSATISCVTPCTNPIASLTSTTPINICPSTSNNPGSLNVAFDASTSTAPGGFSISRYEWIWGDGTSTNTLTPTTNHTFPGPGIYTVKLAVRNNNYDIDPLGCKSTNSMTRVVRVLPPPNFTGTTTGPVNISCGNSATLNGIVTSQNMSTGPLSVSGSAIALPDGSGASYTTTLDFTGAFPAGATMSPSCYPTVSFNLEHTYSGDLDIVLIAPSGESVLMYDQHGGGTDFGLCANPADDGVPGCTATYTVVNSGGVAWTAAGVTTTAPANGTCSYTGACEAGNNYIPQTYNSTNPFTTLNGATLNGVWTLQITDNIGFDDGTITGWSLTFPGSCFANAESVTPDIASVNWSHSGSGPAVPAQTTTTTTVTDPGPDSCPTLGTCIGNQLTNNITVGPFPTSGSYVYTLTAVDEFGCNYTRNVTVNVAACPTCSLTLTSAAATESQTICRGTAINNIVYTFGGSATGVTVSGLPAGVNFNVVGNVLTISGTPTTAGVYNYTVTTIGCTPNLSQYGTIIVNTVPVLTSITNNNPICSSGNAIYTLTGTPNAIVTYNINGGAPQTVTLNASGTATVTVTGVVATTTFNATSISLTPAPIIGNVTNATGGNLPANAVGALSAVGSAANATNCASVDGTNTSLNLTLNHVVPTGTVVTISIARDTNAGDVSITDGVATTNFNAAPNDVLQYVNFTMGSTSNQISVNRNGGIVWVDGAQYTLTLPACSATLTTSSVVNITPASAISLTSAAATTNQTVCQNVAITNITYSVSNATGATVTGLPAGVTGSYAAGVFTISGTPTVSGTFNYTVTTSGGCLPNATATGTITVTPLSAIALTSAAATTNQTVCQNVAITNITYAVSNATGATVTGLPAGVTGSYAAGVFTISGTPTVSGTFNYTVTTSGGCLPNATATGTITVTPLSAIALTSAAATTNQTVCQNVAITNITYSVSNATGATVTGLPAGVTGSYAAGVFTISGTPTVSGTFNYTVTTSGGCLPNATATGTITVTPLSAIALTSAAATTNQTVCQNVAIANITYSVSNATGATVTGLPAGVTGSYAAGVFTISGTPTVSGTFNYTVTTSGGCLPNATATGTITVTPLSAIALTSAAATTNQTVCQNVAITNITYSVSNATGATVTGLPAGVTGSYAAGVFTISGTPTVSGTFNYTVTTSGSCLPNATATGTITVTPLSAIALTSAAATTNQTVCQNVAIANITYSVSNATGATVTGLPAGVTGSYAAGVFTISGTPTVSGTFNYTVTTSGGCLPNATATGTITVTPLSAIALTSAAATTNQTVCQNVAITNITYSVSNATGATVTGLPAGVTGSYAAGVFTISGTPTVSGTFNYTVTTSGGCLPNATATGTITVTPLSAIALTSAAATTNQTVCQNVAITNITYSVSNATGATVTGLPAGVTGSYAAGVFTISGTPTVSGTFNYTVTTSGGCLPNATATGTIVVGTPLFATISYTGQPYCVQDTGIKNVVITGDLGGVFSAPSGLHINATNGEINLSLSNPGVYTVTYTLASTTACPSYTATTSVTVYGLPVVTYTGSTTYCDGNSSLLNLTGSVPGTSFTWNVVSSNVTTGVGFVEPSSGNVINQHLDLIDPLQVGYVTYLVTPFANGCYGTPVSISVTVNPIPTMTVTVQNNPICSGETVHINMNSTIAATTYSWIVTSQIGVIGALPGSGSSINQILTTTSPIASGSVTYLITPTVNGCQGNQESVTITVNPRPEIIGTLVPQYICSGETTNITVAASLTGTQFSWTVVSYSNVSGYSNGTGNTIQQTLTSTNTTQGFVIYEVTPTLNGCSGIPRQYIVYVNPLPAPELSDGHICVNQSTGVTYQGYWLETGIAASGYLFEWYFNGSSIPIAGATGPNYFAEQPGTYTVIVKNIATGCEGTDTATVISVYPATAFNVVVSEAFTDNATITITVNQPGTGNLLYQLDEGAYQSSNVFEGVEPGVHLVTVLDAEGCTYLTKEVIVIDYPKYFTPNGDGYNDTWNIVGFKPENNPILYIFDRYGKLIKQINPLDLNGGWDGTYNGAQLPSTDYWFTVEFTENDQRKVFKAHFSMKR